In a genomic window of Larus michahellis chromosome 3, bLarMic1.1, whole genome shotgun sequence:
- the FOXA2 gene encoding hepatocyte nuclear factor 3-beta, with translation MHSTSSMLGAVKMEGHEHTDWSNYYGEPESYSSVSNMNAGLGMNSMNTYMTMSAMSTTANMTAATSMNMSYANTGMSPSLTGMSPGAGAMPGMGSAGVAGMGAHLSPSMSPMGGQAGSMNALAPYTNMNSMSPIYGQSNLNRSRDPKTYRRSYTHAKPPYSYISLITMAIQQSPNKMLTLSEIYQWIMDLFPFYRQNQQRWQNSIRHSLSFNDCFLKVPRSPDKPGKGSFWTLHPDSGNMFENGCYLRRQKRFKCEKQLAAKDSGGAGGGAGGGGKKGPGQPPSQPLGEGSSSGGSEGSAGAESPASTSPCQDHKRALADLKGTPGLSPGEPAASPAQHLLAPPHAGLPHDAHLKPEHHYAFNHPFSINNLMSSSEQQHHHPHHHHHHHHKMDLKAYEQVMHYSGYASPMPGSLAMGPVTNKNGLESSPLAGETSYYQGVYSRPIMNSS, from the exons ATGCACTCCACTTCCAGTATGCTGGGAGCGGTGAAAATGGAAGGCCATGAGCACACGGACTGGAGCAACTACTACGGGGAGCCCGAG AGCTATTCCTCGGTGAGCAACATGAACGCGGGGCTGGGCATGAACAGCATGAATACGTACATGACCATGTCGGCCATGAGCACCACGGCCAACATGACGGCTGCCACCTCCATGAACATGTCCTACGCCAACACAGGCATGAGTCCCTCACTCACTGGCATGTCCCCGGGTGCAGGGGCCATGCCTGGCATGGGCTCGGCTGGTGTGGCGGGGATGGGCGCCCACCTGAGTCCCAGCATGAGCCCCATGGGAGGCCAAGCGGGCTCCATGAATGCCCTGGCCCCCTACACCAACATGAACTCCATGAGCCCCATCTACGGGCAATCCAACCTCAACCGCTCGCGGGACCCAAAGACCTACCGGCGGAGCTACACACACGCCAAGCCACCCTACTCCTACATCTCCCTCATCACCATGGCCATCCAGCAGTCACCCAACAAGATGCTGACACTGAGCGAGATCTACCAGTGGATCATGGACCTCTTCCCCTTCTACCGCCAGAACCAGCAGCGCTGGCAGAACAGCATCCGCCACTCGCTCTCCTTCAACGACTGCTTCCTCAAGGTGCCCCGCTCCCCGGACAAGCCGGGCAAAGGCTCCTTCTGGACACTGCACCCTGATTCTGGCAACATGTTTGAGAACGGCTGCTACCTGCGCCGCCAAAAGCGCTTCAAGTGCGAGAAGCAGCTGGCCGCCAAGGACAGCGGCGGGGCAGGTggtggggcgggcggtgggggcAAGAAGGGGCCCGGGCAACCTCCCAGCCAGCCCCTCGGGGAAGGCAGCTCCTCGGGGGGCTCTGAAGGCTCAGCTGGCGCCGAGTCCCCGGCCAGCACCTCGCCGTGCCAGGACCACAAGCGTGCCCTGGCCGACCTGAAGGGCAcaccggggctgagccccggggagcCGGCGGCCTCGCCAGCCCAGCACCTCCTGGCCCCCCCACATGCTGGCCTGCCGCATGATGCCCACCTCAAGCCCGAGCACCACTACGCCTTCAACCACCCCTTCTCCATCAACAACCTGATGTCCTCCTCcgagcagcagcaccaccaccctcaccaccaccaccaccaccaccacaaaatgGACCTGAAGGCCTATGAGCAGGTGATGCACTACTCGGGCTACGCCTCGCCCATGCCCGGCAGCCTGGCCATGGGGCCCGTAACGAACAAAAATGGCTTAGAGTCCTCCCCTTTAGCTGGAGAGACTTCTTACTACCAAGGTGTGTATTCCCGGCCCATCATGAACTCCTCCTAA